A single window of Actinoallomurus bryophytorum DNA harbors:
- a CDS encoding acyl-CoA thioesterase encodes MPETYVKKLEVRWDDVDVNGHLRNTRYLEYANHARIAYFQQSGWDARRFLGAEVGPVLLSDEIRYRREVFLAEEVEVTCQVTGLSADGARWEMRHEVRRADGSTAATVLSRGGWMGKRTRRLTAPPAELIAVVDAIRSEDCELIEASTAEAGAS; translated from the coding sequence ATGCCGGAGACGTACGTGAAGAAACTGGAAGTCCGCTGGGACGATGTCGATGTGAACGGGCATCTGCGGAACACCCGGTATCTGGAGTATGCCAATCACGCCCGCATCGCCTATTTCCAGCAGTCAGGCTGGGACGCACGCCGATTTCTCGGCGCCGAGGTCGGCCCCGTCCTGCTCTCCGACGAGATCCGTTACCGGCGCGAGGTCTTCCTGGCCGAAGAGGTCGAGGTGACATGCCAGGTGACCGGCCTGTCCGCCGACGGCGCACGATGGGAGATGCGCCACGAAGTACGACGGGCCGACGGGAGCACGGCGGCGACCGTCCTGTCCCGCGGTGGGTGGATGGGCAAGCGCACCCGCAGACTGACGGCGCCGCCCGCCGAGCTCATCGCGGTCGTCGACGCCATCCGGTCCGAAGACTGCGAGCTCATCGAGGCCTCCACGGCCGAGGCGGGGGCGAGCTGA
- a CDS encoding MarR family winged helix-turn-helix transcriptional regulator produces the protein MSTETDGPAVDEAVRTLLLLMPRLVGRAKRLPIPRALQALDLAPRHLALLAHLEYDGPASVNELAARLEVAPTTVSLMVSELSRPGVLRRTVDPADRRRHIIAIAPAHTATIGQWLSGSASAWERVMGDLEPAERATVITALLAYEAALEPRPERRATQAPL, from the coding sequence ATGTCCACGGAAACGGATGGTCCTGCCGTTGATGAGGCCGTCCGCACGCTGCTGCTGCTCATGCCACGGCTCGTCGGCCGCGCCAAGCGCCTGCCCATCCCCCGGGCGCTTCAGGCCCTTGACCTGGCACCGCGCCATCTCGCGCTGCTTGCCCACCTGGAGTACGACGGTCCCGCCAGCGTCAACGAGCTCGCCGCCCGGCTGGAGGTGGCCCCGACGACCGTCAGCCTCATGGTCAGCGAGCTGTCACGGCCGGGCGTCCTGCGACGCACGGTGGATCCCGCCGACCGTCGCCGCCACATCATCGCCATCGCCCCCGCCCACACCGCGACGATCGGCCAATGGCTTTCTGGCAGTGCCTCCGCGTGGGAACGCGTCATGGGCGACCTCGAACCCGCCGAACGCGCCACGGTCATCACCGCTCTGCTCGCCTACGAGGCCGCCCTGGAGCCGCGCCCAGAGCGACGAGCCACTCAAGCGCCGCTCTGA
- the gcvH gene encoding glycine cleavage system protein GcvH, protein MSTVPETLSYTEEHEWITEPAEGVVTIGITAYAADALGDIVYVSLPQEGASVEAGEPCGEAESTKSVSDIYSPVTGEVVAVNGSVEEDPAVINADPYGEGWLFKIRTDGDAPDLLDAPAYSKLIEEA, encoded by the coding sequence GTGAGCACCGTTCCCGAGACGCTTTCCTACACGGAGGAGCACGAGTGGATTACCGAGCCCGCCGAAGGCGTTGTCACCATCGGGATCACCGCCTATGCCGCCGACGCCCTCGGTGACATCGTCTACGTCTCGCTGCCCCAGGAGGGCGCGTCGGTCGAGGCCGGGGAGCCCTGTGGTGAGGCGGAGTCCACCAAGTCGGTGAGTGACATCTACTCACCGGTGACGGGAGAGGTCGTGGCGGTGAACGGTTCGGTCGAGGAGGACCCGGCCGTGATCAATGCCGACCCGTACGGCGAGGGCTGGCTGTTCAAGATCCGTACGGATGGCGACGCCCCCGACCTGCTCGACGCCCCCGCGTACTCCAAGCTGATCGAGGAGGCGTGA
- a CDS encoding cytochrome P450 family protein, producing the protein METEATGHEPLVLDPTARRRAAEEKILHAAEGPVLVDILGERAWAVADPDLLSRLLADRRVSKDPRQHWPRFIEGEIVGKWPLYLQVSVDNMFTAYGKAHRRLRRLVSSAFIARRLEALIPSVERNTADLLDGLADAEGTVDLRAAYAVQLPVRVISDLLGIPHEMRARFKETIDRIWNTTATLEEAIAATGDVYAMLDELVRIKRAQPADDMTSTLIATRDDESGGTALTERELIDTLLLVTAAGYETTVNLIDSAITALLADPAQLAHVREGRATWDDVVEETLRFAAPVSHMPMRYAVEDIAVPGGTIREGEAILPAFGAASNHPKHQGESAGRFDVTRADKSHLAFGHGVHFCLGAPLARAEGATAVGGLFARFPSVRLAVPAAELEPVSSILGNGHVALPVHLFGRDRDLGPVSK; encoded by the coding sequence GTGGAAACCGAAGCAACCGGTCACGAACCGCTGGTCCTCGACCCGACCGCGCGGCGACGAGCCGCGGAGGAGAAGATCCTGCACGCGGCCGAGGGACCGGTCCTCGTCGACATTCTCGGCGAGCGTGCGTGGGCGGTGGCCGACCCCGACCTGCTCTCACGCCTGCTGGCGGACCGTCGCGTGTCGAAGGATCCACGACAGCACTGGCCGCGCTTCATCGAGGGCGAGATCGTCGGGAAATGGCCGCTCTACCTGCAAGTATCCGTCGACAACATGTTCACGGCGTACGGTAAGGCCCATCGGCGGCTGCGTCGCCTGGTCTCTTCGGCGTTCATCGCGCGCAGGCTCGAAGCGCTGATCCCCTCGGTCGAACGGAACACCGCCGACCTCCTCGACGGCCTCGCCGATGCCGAGGGGACGGTCGACCTGCGAGCGGCGTACGCGGTCCAGTTGCCGGTCCGCGTGATCAGCGACCTTCTCGGCATTCCGCATGAGATGCGCGCCCGGTTCAAGGAGACCATCGACCGGATCTGGAACACCACCGCGACGCTCGAAGAGGCGATCGCCGCCACCGGGGACGTCTATGCGATGCTGGACGAACTCGTCCGGATCAAGCGCGCCCAGCCCGCCGACGACATGACCAGCACCCTGATCGCCACGCGGGACGACGAGAGCGGCGGGACCGCGCTGACGGAACGGGAGCTGATCGACACCCTCCTCCTGGTGACCGCCGCCGGCTACGAGACGACCGTGAACCTCATCGACTCGGCCATCACCGCGCTGCTGGCCGACCCGGCACAGCTCGCCCACGTACGGGAGGGCCGGGCCACCTGGGATGACGTCGTCGAGGAGACGCTGCGCTTCGCCGCACCCGTCAGCCACATGCCCATGCGCTACGCGGTCGAGGACATTGCCGTGCCGGGCGGGACGATCCGCGAGGGCGAGGCGATCCTGCCCGCGTTCGGCGCCGCGAGCAATCATCCGAAACACCAGGGCGAGTCCGCCGGCCGGTTCGACGTGACACGGGCGGACAAGTCACACCTCGCGTTCGGGCACGGAGTGCACTTCTGCCTCGGAGCCCCGCTGGCACGGGCCGAGGGTGCCACCGCAGTCGGCGGCCTCTTCGCGCGGTTCCCTTCCGTACGCCTCGCCGTGCCCGCGGCCGAGCTCGAACCGGTGTCCAGCATCCTCGGCAACGGCCACGTCGCGCTTCCGGTCCACCTCTTCGGCCGGGACAGGGACCTGGGGCCTGTCTCGAAGTAA
- a CDS encoding AraC family transcriptional regulator has translation MDVISEAIGSVRAGRANGRRINESGAWGIRFPGFAGIGFHVVLHGRGWLVAEGIEPVALRPGDVVVAPNGAEHGLCHAPARLKDLPAVTTTAEPWDPRPADFAFLCGAYRLDRGQIHPFLDAMPNIIVVSPDYEGHPELRSLVGLLDDDVAEARPGNGVTRSALVDLMLVHVLRQWQGTADWAAVTDPAIAAALRAIHGRPQHPWTVQRLAKVAGMSRTPFSSRFTALVGKPPITYLTHWRLAYGARLLRQTEDPLAAIARRVGYSTEFAFAGAFRREYGVAPGRFRNHPDPIPRQPRAAPHRSRPAPARP, from the coding sequence GTGGACGTGATCAGCGAAGCCATCGGAAGCGTCCGTGCCGGACGTGCCAACGGTCGCCGGATCAATGAGTCGGGAGCGTGGGGTATACGTTTTCCCGGCTTCGCGGGGATCGGTTTCCATGTCGTGCTGCACGGCCGGGGCTGGCTCGTCGCCGAGGGGATCGAGCCGGTGGCGCTGCGTCCGGGCGACGTCGTCGTGGCCCCGAACGGTGCCGAACACGGCCTCTGCCATGCCCCCGCCCGGCTCAAGGACCTGCCCGCCGTGACGACGACCGCCGAGCCGTGGGATCCTCGGCCGGCCGATTTCGCGTTCCTCTGCGGCGCGTACCGCCTTGACCGGGGTCAGATCCACCCGTTCCTTGACGCGATGCCGAACATCATCGTGGTGTCGCCCGACTACGAGGGCCATCCGGAGCTGCGATCGCTGGTCGGCCTTCTCGATGACGACGTGGCGGAGGCGCGCCCCGGCAACGGGGTGACCCGGTCCGCGCTGGTCGATCTCATGCTGGTGCACGTCCTGCGGCAGTGGCAGGGGACGGCGGACTGGGCTGCGGTCACCGACCCGGCCATCGCCGCCGCGCTGCGTGCGATCCACGGCCGGCCACAGCACCCGTGGACGGTGCAGCGGCTCGCGAAGGTCGCCGGGATGTCACGGACCCCGTTCAGCAGCCGCTTCACCGCCCTGGTCGGCAAGCCACCGATCACGTACCTGACCCACTGGCGCCTGGCCTACGGCGCCCGCCTGCTCCGCCAGACCGAGGATCCACTGGCGGCGATCGCCCGCCGGGTCGGCTACTCGACGGAGTTCGCCTTCGCCGGCGCGTTCCGCCGCGAGTACGGTGTCGCCCCCGGTCGTTTCCGCAACCACCCTGATCCCATCCCCCGGCAACCGCGAGCCGCGCCTCACCGATCGCGGCCGGCGCCCGCCAGGCCCTAA
- a CDS encoding NUDIX domain-containing protein, with the protein MSSGSPAVSSTDQYLASLARKRMAAGALFRDAAGHVLLVEPTYKPTWEIPGGIVEENESPTAACRREVFEELGLDRPVGRVLAIDWVPPRPERTEGLMLVYDGGVLTPDDIRAIRLPADELASYAFVEPERVSERAGALLGRRIAACLDAMATQTAISLENGQPVA; encoded by the coding sequence ATGAGTTCTGGCAGTCCAGCGGTCTCGTCGACTGATCAGTACCTGGCGTCACTGGCACGTAAGCGCATGGCCGCGGGTGCGCTGTTCCGGGACGCGGCCGGCCACGTGCTGCTGGTCGAGCCGACGTACAAGCCGACATGGGAGATCCCGGGCGGCATCGTCGAGGAGAACGAGTCACCGACGGCCGCGTGCCGCCGCGAGGTGTTCGAGGAACTCGGCCTGGACCGGCCGGTCGGACGGGTGCTGGCGATCGACTGGGTGCCGCCACGGCCCGAACGGACCGAAGGACTGATGCTCGTCTACGACGGCGGAGTCCTGACACCCGACGACATCAGGGCCATCCGGCTCCCCGCCGACGAACTCGCCTCGTACGCTTTCGTCGAGCCGGAACGGGTCTCCGAACGGGCCGGCGCACTGCTCGGCCGCCGCATAGCCGCCTGCCTGGACGCGATGGCGACACAAACGGCGATCTCGCTGGAGAACGGCCAACCGGTCGCCTGA
- a CDS encoding tautomerase family protein: MPHLTVHLPENRLTGNEPELVTALTEAIVDVYGEWARDLVTIRLAGVSAGRFAQGGKAVDTNASVTLGVRAGVFERPDAAEITTRLGTALTEAITHVLGEGLRAGTMVELVASPPERTFVGGALAV; encoded by the coding sequence GTGCCGCATCTGACCGTCCACCTTCCAGAGAACAGGCTGACCGGTAACGAGCCCGAACTCGTCACCGCCCTGACCGAGGCGATCGTCGACGTCTACGGCGAATGGGCCCGCGACCTGGTGACCATCCGCCTGGCCGGAGTCTCCGCAGGCCGCTTCGCCCAGGGCGGCAAGGCCGTGGACACGAACGCCTCGGTGACTTTGGGCGTCCGCGCCGGCGTCTTCGAACGCCCCGACGCCGCCGAGATCACCACGCGCCTCGGCACCGCCCTGACCGAGGCGATCACACACGTCCTTGGCGAGGGACTCCGCGCCGGCACCATGGTGGAACTCGTGGCGTCTCCGCCAGAACGCACCTTCGTAGGCGGGGCCCTGGCGGTGTGA
- a CDS encoding class I SAM-dependent methyltransferase — protein MDASPDTPADVTARRASSFGGQAAAYAAERPDYPDAAIRWALEPVEARTPLRVLDLAAGTGKLTEGLLRTRAEVVAVEPDQAMLAELHRFLPGVRALAGTAERIPLGDASVDAVVVGQAIHWFDPERAFPEIARVLTPGGVLAGLWNHEDDRVPWVSGLQEVSQSGVVFSRWQDRPRLEPSPEFPALEHEDFPNIQRRTAESMAGTVGTHSHVLVLSGEERAELLDRVRRYLRETPETANGEFDLPLVTQAVRGVRV, from the coding sequence ATGGACGCATCTCCCGACACCCCTGCGGACGTCACCGCGCGCCGGGCGTCGTCGTTCGGCGGGCAGGCCGCCGCCTACGCCGCCGAGCGGCCCGACTATCCCGATGCCGCGATCCGGTGGGCGCTCGAACCCGTCGAGGCCCGTACGCCCCTGCGCGTCCTCGACCTGGCCGCCGGCACCGGCAAGCTGACCGAGGGCCTGCTGCGTACGCGCGCGGAGGTCGTGGCCGTCGAGCCGGACCAGGCGATGCTCGCCGAGCTCCACCGGTTCCTTCCCGGCGTACGGGCGCTGGCGGGCACCGCCGAGCGGATTCCCCTCGGCGACGCGTCGGTGGACGCGGTCGTCGTCGGCCAGGCGATCCACTGGTTCGATCCGGAGCGCGCGTTCCCGGAGATCGCACGCGTGCTGACTCCCGGCGGTGTGCTGGCCGGGCTGTGGAACCACGAGGACGACCGGGTCCCCTGGGTGAGCGGGCTGCAGGAGGTGTCCCAGAGCGGGGTCGTCTTCAGCCGCTGGCAGGACCGGCCGAGGCTCGAGCCGAGCCCCGAGTTCCCGGCTCTGGAACACGAGGACTTCCCGAACATCCAGCGGCGCACGGCCGAGTCGATGGCCGGCACCGTCGGGACCCACTCCCACGTACTGGTCCTGTCCGGCGAGGAGCGCGCCGAGCTGCTCGACCGCGTTCGCCGCTATCTGCGGGAGACCCCGGAGACCGCGAACGGGGAGTTCGACCTGCCCCTGGTCACCCAGGCGGTCCGCGGGGTACGGGTCTGA
- the glyA gene encoding serine hydroxymethyltransferase, with the protein MSLTNASLADADPEVAAAIADELHRQQSTLEMIASENFAPVSVLEAQGSVMTNKYAEGYPGRRYYGGCEYVDVTEQLAIDRAKELFGADHANVQPHSGAQANIAVYFALLQPGDTILGLDLAHGGHLTHGMKINYSGKMFNVAAYHVGDDGLVDMDEVARLAHEHRPKMIVAGWSAYPRRLDFAAFRRVADETGALLMVDMAHFAGLVAAGLHPSPVPHADIVTTTTHKTLCGPRGGLILCREEFAKKINSAVFPGTQGGPLEHVIAAKAVALKIAASEEFAERQRRTVEGARTLASRLLREDSAKAGVKVLTGGTDVHLVLVDLVESELTGRDAEDRLHDIGITVNRNAVPNDPRPPMVTSGLRIGTPALATRGFQEADFAEVADVIALALQPSFDSAALSARVRDLAERHPLYPSL; encoded by the coding sequence ATGAGCCTGACCAACGCCTCTCTTGCCGACGCCGACCCGGAGGTCGCCGCGGCGATCGCGGACGAGCTGCACCGCCAGCAGTCCACCCTGGAGATGATCGCCTCGGAGAACTTCGCGCCGGTGAGCGTGCTCGAGGCCCAGGGCTCGGTGATGACCAACAAGTACGCCGAGGGTTACCCGGGTCGGCGCTACTACGGCGGCTGTGAGTACGTCGACGTGACCGAGCAACTGGCGATCGACCGCGCCAAGGAGCTGTTCGGCGCGGACCACGCCAACGTGCAGCCGCACTCGGGCGCGCAGGCCAACATCGCGGTCTACTTCGCGCTGTTGCAGCCCGGCGACACCATCCTGGGCCTGGACCTGGCGCACGGCGGCCACCTGACCCACGGCATGAAGATCAACTACTCCGGCAAGATGTTCAACGTCGCCGCGTACCACGTGGGCGACGACGGCCTGGTGGACATGGACGAGGTCGCCCGGCTGGCCCACGAGCACCGGCCGAAGATGATCGTCGCCGGCTGGTCGGCGTACCCGCGCCGGCTCGACTTCGCCGCGTTCCGCCGCGTCGCGGACGAGACCGGTGCGCTGTTGATGGTTGACATGGCGCACTTCGCCGGGCTCGTCGCCGCGGGCCTGCACCCCTCGCCGGTGCCGCACGCCGACATCGTCACGACCACGACGCACAAGACGCTGTGCGGGCCTCGTGGCGGCCTCATCCTCTGCCGAGAGGAGTTCGCCAAGAAGATCAACTCCGCGGTGTTCCCGGGCACGCAGGGTGGCCCGCTCGAACACGTCATCGCCGCCAAGGCGGTCGCCCTGAAGATCGCCGCGTCGGAGGAGTTCGCCGAGCGCCAGCGCCGTACGGTCGAGGGTGCGCGCACCCTCGCCTCGCGGCTCCTGCGCGAGGACTCCGCCAAGGCGGGCGTCAAGGTCCTGACCGGCGGCACCGACGTGCACCTGGTGCTGGTCGACCTGGTCGAGTCCGAGCTGACCGGGCGCGACGCCGAGGACCGCCTCCACGACATCGGCATCACCGTCAACCGCAACGCCGTACCCAACGACCCGCGCCCCCCGATGGTGACGTCGGGTCTGCGGATCGGCACGCCGGCACTGGCCACGCGTGGCTTCCAGGAGGCGGACTTCGCCGAGGTCGCCGACGTGATCGCGCTGGCTCTCCAGCCGTCATTCGACTCAGCCGCGCTGTCGGCCCGGGTACGCGACCTGGCCGAGCGGCACCCGCTATATCCCAGTTTGTGA
- the lipA gene encoding lipoyl synthase — translation MTIAPEGRKLLRVEARNAETPIERKPPWIKTRMKMGPQYRELTDLVRSEGLHTVCQEAGCPNIFECWEDREATFLIGGDQCTRRCDFCQIDTGKPAAYDPDEPRRVADSVEQMGLRYATITGVARDDLADGGAWLYAETVRQIHSRLPGCGVELLIPDFNAVPSQLAEVFSARPEVLAHNVETVPRIFKRIRPAFRYERSLSVITQARSAGLVTKSNLILGMGETREEISQAMRDLYDAGCELLTITQYLRPSPRHHPVERWVKPEEFVELKAEAEEIGLVGVMSGPLVRSSYRAGRLYQQAMEARSAVAK, via the coding sequence ATGACCATCGCCCCGGAGGGCCGCAAGCTGCTGAGGGTCGAGGCGCGTAACGCCGAGACCCCGATCGAGCGCAAGCCGCCCTGGATCAAGACCCGGATGAAGATGGGCCCGCAGTATCGCGAGCTGACCGACCTGGTGCGCAGCGAGGGTCTGCACACGGTGTGTCAGGAGGCCGGCTGTCCCAACATCTTCGAATGCTGGGAGGACCGCGAGGCCACCTTCCTCATCGGCGGCGACCAGTGCACCCGCCGCTGTGACTTCTGCCAGATCGACACCGGCAAGCCCGCCGCGTACGACCCCGACGAGCCCCGGCGCGTCGCCGACTCCGTCGAGCAGATGGGCCTGCGGTACGCCACGATCACCGGCGTCGCCCGCGACGACCTGGCCGACGGCGGCGCCTGGCTGTACGCCGAGACCGTCCGCCAGATCCACTCCCGGCTGCCCGGCTGCGGCGTCGAGCTGCTCATCCCCGACTTCAACGCCGTACCCTCCCAGCTCGCCGAGGTCTTCTCCGCGCGCCCCGAGGTCCTCGCGCACAACGTGGAGACGGTCCCGCGGATCTTCAAGCGGATCCGCCCGGCCTTCCGGTACGAACGGTCGCTCTCGGTCATCACACAGGCGCGTTCGGCGGGCCTGGTCACCAAGTCCAACCTCATCCTCGGCATGGGCGAGACCCGCGAGGAGATCTCCCAGGCGATGCGCGACCTGTACGACGCGGGTTGCGAGCTGCTCACCATCACCCAGTACCTCCGTCCCTCGCCCCGGCACCACCCGGTCGAGCGCTGGGTCAAGCCGGAGGAGTTCGTCGAGCTGAAGGCGGAGGCCGAGGAGATCGGCCTGGTCGGCGTCATGTCCGGCCCGCTCGTACGCTCCAGCTACCGCGCCGGGCGCCTCTACCAGCAGGCCATGGAGGCCCGCAGCGCCGTGGCGAAGTAA
- the gcvT gene encoding glycine cleavage system aminomethyltransferase GcvT produces the protein MSAPDTKKTPLAEVHEDLGATVTEFAGYLMPLRYGSETAEHQAVRTSAGLFDLSHMGEIFVTGTQAGAALDHALIGHLSALAVGRARYTMICDPQGGVLDDLIVYRLAAETFLVVANASNAALVHSELVKRSDGFEGATVDDRSDAYALVAVQGPKAQAILSKLTDAPVADLKYYAGLPGAVAGIDALIARTGYTGEDGFELFVPASDAVTVWEALTEAGGDELRPCGLSARDTLRLEAGMPLYGNELTTATTPYDAGLGRTIKFDKGDFVGRAALAALADETPERTLIGLVAKGRRVPRHGYEIVGSDGTPCGVVTSGAPSPTLGKPIAMGYIDAGHTEDTDLYVDIRGKNEPVDKVALPFYRRTP, from the coding sequence ATGTCCGCTCCGGACACCAAGAAGACACCACTCGCCGAGGTCCACGAGGACCTGGGCGCCACCGTCACCGAGTTCGCCGGCTATCTGATGCCGCTGCGCTACGGCAGCGAGACCGCCGAACACCAGGCCGTACGCACGAGCGCCGGGCTGTTCGACCTCTCCCACATGGGGGAGATCTTCGTCACCGGGACCCAGGCCGGGGCCGCCCTCGACCACGCGCTCATCGGGCATCTGTCGGCGCTCGCGGTCGGCCGGGCGCGGTACACGATGATCTGCGACCCGCAGGGCGGCGTGCTGGACGACCTGATCGTCTACCGGCTGGCCGCCGAGACCTTCCTGGTCGTCGCCAACGCCTCGAACGCCGCCCTCGTCCACTCCGAGCTGGTCAAACGCTCCGATGGCTTCGAGGGCGCCACCGTCGACGACCGCTCCGACGCGTACGCGCTGGTCGCCGTCCAGGGGCCGAAGGCCCAGGCGATCCTGAGCAAGCTCACCGACGCGCCGGTGGCCGACCTGAAGTACTACGCGGGCCTGCCCGGTGCCGTGGCGGGGATCGACGCCCTGATCGCCCGTACCGGATACACCGGCGAGGACGGCTTCGAGCTGTTCGTCCCCGCGAGCGACGCCGTGACCGTGTGGGAGGCGCTCACCGAGGCGGGCGGCGACGAGCTGCGGCCGTGCGGGCTGTCCGCGCGTGACACGCTGCGCCTCGAGGCCGGGATGCCGCTGTACGGCAACGAGCTCACGACCGCGACGACCCCGTACGACGCCGGTCTGGGCAGGACCATCAAGTTCGACAAGGGCGACTTCGTGGGCCGTGCGGCACTAGCCGCGCTGGCCGACGAGACGCCTGAGCGCACACTCATCGGACTCGTGGCCAAGGGGCGCCGGGTGCCCCGGCACGGGTACGAAATCGTGGGATCAGACGGCACGCCGTGCGGAGTCGTGACCAGCGGCGCGCCATCCCCGACACTGGGCAAGCCCATCGCCATGGGCTATATCGACGCGGGTCACACCGAAGACACCGATCTTTACGTGGACATCCGCGGCAAAAACGAGCCGGTCGACAAGGTCGCCCTGCCCTTCTATAGGAGGACCCCGTGA
- a CDS encoding L-serine ammonia-lyase has product MAISVFDLFKIGIGPSSSHTGGPMAAAHRFALGLSDDGLLEKTASVRVVLYGSLGLTGKGHGSDKAVMLGLEGDKPELVDVSGVDARVAAARSSGVIRLFGDHEVPFVVGDHLVFERKKSLPHHPNGMRFTAHDASDTPLREKVYYSVGGGFVVDEDATGADRIKPDDTEVPYPFATGASLLDLTRETGLSIPALVMENEKAFGRDEAEIRARLLELWRVMQESVERGCTREGLLPGGLKVRRRAQQLHTKLVTETGTDPLQAMDWVTLFALAVNEENAAGGRIVTAPTNGAAGIVPAVLHYYDKYVPGASDEGVIRFLLTAGAMGVIIKENASISGAEVGCQGEVGSACAMAAAGLTEILGGTPEQVENAAEIGIEHNLGLTCDPVGGLVQVPCIERNAVASIKAISASRLALRGDGRHFVSLDKAIKTMRDTGRDMLDKYKETSRGGLAVNVIEC; this is encoded by the coding sequence ATGGCGATCAGCGTCTTCGACCTGTTCAAGATCGGTATCGGCCCGTCCAGCTCGCACACGGGCGGGCCGATGGCGGCGGCCCACCGCTTCGCGCTCGGCCTTTCCGACGACGGCCTCCTGGAGAAGACCGCGTCGGTACGTGTGGTGCTGTACGGCTCGCTCGGCCTGACCGGCAAGGGGCACGGCAGCGACAAGGCCGTGATGCTGGGCCTGGAGGGCGACAAACCGGAGCTGGTCGATGTCTCGGGCGTGGACGCCCGCGTGGCCGCCGCGCGTTCGAGCGGTGTCATCCGCCTGTTCGGCGACCACGAGGTGCCCTTCGTCGTCGGCGACCACCTCGTCTTCGAACGAAAGAAGTCACTGCCCCACCACCCGAACGGCATGCGCTTCACCGCGCATGATGCCTCGGACACCCCGCTGCGCGAGAAGGTGTACTACTCGGTCGGCGGCGGCTTCGTCGTCGACGAGGACGCCACCGGTGCCGACCGCATCAAGCCGGACGACACCGAGGTGCCGTACCCGTTCGCGACCGGCGCCTCGCTTCTTGACCTGACCCGCGAGACCGGCCTGTCGATCCCGGCGCTGGTGATGGAGAACGAGAAGGCGTTCGGGCGTGACGAGGCGGAGATCCGCGCTCGCCTGCTCGAGCTGTGGCGCGTCATGCAAGAGAGCGTCGAACGCGGCTGCACGCGCGAGGGCCTGCTCCCGGGTGGCCTGAAGGTACGCCGCCGCGCCCAGCAACTGCACACGAAACTGGTCACCGAGACCGGCACCGACCCCCTGCAGGCGATGGACTGGGTGACGCTGTTCGCCCTGGCGGTCAACGAGGAGAACGCCGCCGGCGGCCGCATCGTCACCGCCCCGACCAACGGCGCCGCCGGCATCGTCCCGGCCGTGCTGCACTACTACGACAAGTACGTCCCGGGCGCCTCGGACGAGGGCGTCATACGCTTCCTGCTCACCGCCGGAGCCATGGGCGTCATCATCAAGGAGAACGCCTCCATCTCGGGCGCGGAGGTGGGCTGCCAGGGAGAGGTCGGCTCGGCCTGCGCGATGGCGGCCGCAGGCCTGACGGAGATCCTCGGCGGCACACCGGAGCAGGTGGAGAACGCCGCCGAGATCGGCATCGAACACAACCTGGGCCTGACCTGCGACCCGGTCGGCGGCCTGGTCCAGGTGCCCTGCATCGAGCGCAACGCGGTCGCCTCCATCAAGGCCATCAGCGCCTCACGCCTGGCCCTGAGGGGCGACGGCCGCCACTTCGTGTCGCTGGACAAGGCCATCAAGACGATGCGCGACACAGGCCGCGACATGCTCGACAAGTACAAGGAGACCTCACGCGGCGGCCTCGCCGTGAACGTCATCGAATGCTGA